A genome region from Thermomonospora amylolytica includes the following:
- the alaS gene encoding alanine--tRNA ligase, giving the protein MESAEVARRFLTFFEERGHTVVPSASLVAEDPTLLLVPAGMVPFKPYFLGQRTPPAPRMASAQKCVRTPDIDEVGKTTRHATFFQMLGNFSIGDYFKEGAIPFAWELLTRSEADGGFGFPEDRLWVTVYLDDDEAADIWHRKVGVPEERIQRRGLADNYWHMGVPGPGGPCSEIYYDRGPEYGREGGPVADEDRYLEVWNLVFMQEQLSKVRSKTDFDIAGPLPAKNIDTGMGLERMAAILQGVDNIYETDTLWKILDRAAELTGSKYGREHRADVSLRVIADHVRAGTMMVADGIIPANEGRGYVLRRILRRAIRNLRLLGGQDGGLMHELTAVAIGAMGEQYTELTRTAANIHAVIDAEEERFLQTLRTGTAIFDQAVEETRRSGRTTLAGAQAFTLHDTYGFPIDLTLEMAAEQGLQVDEEGFRRLLEEQRQRAKADAAAKKTGNLDVSVLGQLLDLAGGRVDFTGYHDVSGEARLVGLMVNGASVPAAGAGTDVEVVLDRTPFYAEGGGQLADQGVIRLGNGARIEVRDVQSPLPGLIVHRGTVRDGEAQAGDSAFAEIDTERRRAISRSHTATHMVHAGFRRALGESAAQAGSENSPGRFRFDFTSTGPVPPSVLRDVEDEVNEVLINDLDVRAFHTSIDQARAMGALALFGEKYGDEVRVVEVGEYSRELCGGTHVARSGQLGLIKVLGESSIGAGVRRVEALVGIDAFRFLARESVLVAQLSEQLKARKEELPERISGVVTRLREAEKELERLRSQQVLAVAGSLADGARDVHGVAFVAHRAPDGTGADDLRKLATDVRGRLAARPAVVMIAGVPKDRPVVVVALTEGARERGLKAGALVGVAARTLGGGGGGKDDLAQGGGANPQAIGDALAAVERAVGSA; this is encoded by the coding sequence ATGGAGTCGGCAGAGGTCGCACGCCGTTTCCTCACGTTCTTCGAGGAGCGGGGGCACACGGTCGTGCCCTCGGCCAGCCTGGTGGCCGAGGACCCCACGCTGCTGCTGGTCCCCGCCGGGATGGTGCCGTTCAAGCCGTACTTCCTGGGGCAGCGCACCCCGCCCGCGCCGCGGATGGCCAGCGCGCAGAAGTGCGTGCGCACCCCGGACATCGACGAGGTCGGCAAGACCACCCGGCACGCCACGTTCTTCCAGATGCTGGGCAACTTCTCGATCGGGGACTACTTCAAGGAAGGCGCCATCCCGTTCGCCTGGGAGCTGCTGACCCGCTCCGAGGCCGACGGCGGCTTCGGGTTCCCCGAGGACCGGCTGTGGGTGACCGTCTACCTCGACGACGACGAGGCCGCCGACATCTGGCACCGCAAGGTCGGCGTCCCCGAGGAGCGGATCCAGCGCCGCGGGCTGGCCGACAACTACTGGCACATGGGCGTGCCCGGCCCCGGCGGCCCCTGCTCGGAGATCTACTACGACCGGGGCCCCGAGTACGGCCGCGAGGGCGGCCCGGTCGCCGACGAGGACCGCTACCTGGAGGTGTGGAACCTCGTCTTCATGCAGGAGCAGCTGTCGAAGGTCCGCAGCAAGACCGACTTCGACATCGCCGGCCCGCTGCCCGCCAAGAACATCGACACCGGCATGGGCCTGGAGCGGATGGCCGCGATCCTGCAGGGCGTCGACAACATCTACGAGACCGACACCCTGTGGAAGATCCTGGACCGGGCGGCCGAGCTGACCGGCTCCAAGTACGGCCGCGAGCACCGCGCCGACGTGTCGCTGCGGGTGATCGCCGACCACGTGCGGGCCGGCACCATGATGGTCGCCGACGGGATCATCCCCGCCAACGAGGGCCGCGGCTACGTGCTGCGCCGCATCCTCCGTCGCGCCATCCGCAACCTGCGGCTGCTCGGCGGCCAGGACGGCGGGCTGATGCACGAGCTGACCGCGGTGGCGATCGGCGCGATGGGCGAGCAGTACACCGAGCTGACCCGCACCGCCGCCAACATCCACGCGGTGATCGACGCCGAGGAGGAGCGCTTCCTGCAGACGCTGCGCACCGGCACGGCGATCTTCGACCAGGCGGTGGAGGAGACCCGGCGGTCGGGCCGCACGACGCTGGCCGGGGCGCAGGCGTTCACCCTGCACGACACCTACGGCTTCCCCATCGACCTGACCCTGGAGATGGCGGCCGAGCAGGGCCTGCAGGTCGACGAGGAGGGCTTCCGCCGGCTGCTGGAGGAGCAGCGGCAGCGGGCCAAGGCCGACGCCGCCGCCAAGAAGACCGGCAACCTGGACGTGTCGGTGCTCGGCCAGTTGCTCGACCTGGCCGGCGGCCGGGTGGACTTCACCGGCTACCACGACGTCAGCGGCGAGGCCCGGCTGGTCGGCCTGATGGTCAACGGCGCGTCCGTCCCGGCGGCCGGGGCGGGCACCGACGTGGAGGTGGTGCTGGACCGCACCCCGTTCTACGCCGAGGGCGGCGGCCAGCTCGCCGACCAGGGCGTGATCCGGCTCGGCAACGGCGCCCGGATCGAGGTCCGCGACGTGCAGTCCCCGCTGCCGGGGCTGATCGTGCACCGCGGCACGGTCCGCGACGGCGAGGCGCAGGCCGGCGACTCGGCGTTCGCCGAGATCGACACCGAGCGGCGCCGCGCGATCTCCCGTTCGCACACCGCCACCCACATGGTGCACGCCGGGTTCCGCCGGGCGCTGGGCGAGTCGGCCGCGCAGGCCGGCTCGGAGAACTCGCCCGGCCGGTTCCGGTTCGACTTCACCAGCACCGGCCCGGTCCCGCCGAGCGTGCTGCGCGACGTCGAGGACGAGGTCAACGAGGTGCTGATCAACGACCTGGACGTGCGGGCGTTCCACACCTCGATCGACCAGGCCCGGGCGATGGGCGCGCTGGCGCTGTTCGGCGAGAAGTACGGCGACGAGGTCCGGGTCGTGGAGGTCGGCGAGTACTCCCGTGAGCTGTGCGGCGGCACCCATGTGGCCCGCTCCGGGCAGCTCGGCCTGATCAAGGTGCTCGGCGAGTCCAGCATCGGCGCCGGGGTGCGCCGGGTCGAGGCGCTGGTGGGCATCGACGCCTTCCGCTTCCTGGCCCGTGAGAGCGTGCTGGTCGCCCAGCTGTCCGAGCAGCTCAAGGCCCGCAAGGAGGAGCTGCCGGAGCGGATCTCGGGCGTGGTGACCCGGCTCCGCGAGGCCGAGAAGGAGCTGGAGCGGCTGCGCTCGCAGCAGGTGCTGGCGGTCGCCGGCTCGCTGGCCGACGGGGCCCGGGACGTGCACGGCGTGGCGTTCGTGGCGCACCGCGCCCCGGACGGCACCGGCGCCGACGACCTGCGCAAGCTGGCCACCGACGTGCGCGGCAGGCTGGCCGCCCGGCCCGCCGTGGTCATGATCGCCGGGGTGCCGAAGGACCGGCCGGTGGTCGTGGTCGCGCTCACCGAGGGCGCCCGTGAGCGCGGGCTCAAGGCCGGTGCGCTGGTGGGCGTGGCGGCCAGGACGCTCGGCGGCGGCGGAGGCGGCAAGGACGACCTCGCGCAGGGCGGCGGTGCGAACCCGCAGGCCATCGGCGACGCCCTGGCGGCGGTGGAACGGGCAGTCGGTTCCGCGTGA
- a CDS encoding DUF6167 family protein has protein sequence MRRTFWLLVGAGTGVWATRKATRMARQLTPQSLAGRAAQQALTTGERLRLFARDVAELTREREAELREAIALDRDPPAAEGAPPRRILKARYTVIDEDKDGH, from the coding sequence ATGAGACGGACGTTCTGGCTGCTGGTCGGCGCCGGCACCGGCGTGTGGGCGACCCGCAAGGCGACGCGGATGGCCCGCCAGCTGACCCCGCAGAGCCTGGCCGGGCGCGCCGCCCAGCAGGCGCTGACGACCGGCGAGCGGCTGCGGCTGTTCGCGCGGGACGTCGCCGAGCTGACCCGGGAACGGGAGGCCGAGCTGCGCGAGGCGATCGCGCTGGACCGCGACCCGCCCGCCGCCGAGGGCGCCCCGCCGCGCCGGATCCTCAAGGCCCGCTACACCGTTATCGACGAAGACAAGGATGGCCACTGA
- a CDS encoding DUF948 domain-containing protein — MLTGGELAGLIVAMFWAILVSFLAYALLRLAKLIGEATKLVSELADQAVPLLDDMTETVRRANEQLGRTDVITRQVAGVTQNVSAVSTVVSSVFGGPVVKAAAFSYGVRRALAGRAAERAPERPELPARRANGRGRR, encoded by the coding sequence ATGCTTACTGGTGGAGAGCTGGCAGGCCTGATCGTGGCCATGTTCTGGGCGATCCTGGTCTCGTTCCTGGCCTACGCGCTGCTGCGGCTCGCCAAGCTGATCGGGGAGGCCACCAAGCTGGTCTCCGAACTCGCCGACCAGGCCGTCCCGCTGCTGGACGACATGACCGAGACGGTCCGCCGGGCCAACGAGCAGCTCGGCCGGACCGACGTGATCACCCGGCAGGTCGCCGGCGTCACCCAGAACGTCTCGGCGGTCAGCACCGTGGTGTCGTCGGTGTTCGGCGGCCCGGTGGTCAAGGCGGCGGCGTTCTCCTACGGGGTGCGCAGGGCGCTGGCCGGCCGCGCCGCCGAGCGCGCCCCCGAGCGTCCGGAGCTGCCGGCCCGCCGCGCGAACGGGAGGGGACGCCGATGA
- a CDS encoding replication-associated recombination protein A — protein MRPGGLDEVVGQEHLLGPGTPIRQLVDRDAPMSLVLWGPPGTGKTTLAYVVAGVTRRRFVEISAVSDGVKRVRAEIDLARRELGMTGRQTVLFVDEVHRFNKAQQDALLPAVENRWVSFIGATTENPFFSVISPLLSRSLLLTLEPLGDDHLRQVIDRALTDERGLGGRVELAPEAEDHLIRLAGGDARRALTYLEAAALVADGTGVIDVDVLEKAVDRAAVRYDREGDQHYDVVSAFIKSIRGSDVDAALHYLARMLEAGEDPRFIARRLIVHASEDVGMADPTALQTATAAAQAVEFVGLPEARINLAQAVIHLSLAPKSNAVVTAIGEAVADVKKGLVGPVPPHLRDSHYKGAAKIGHGEGYKYPHDHPGGVVRQQYAPDPVAGRRYYRPTRHGAEARWSDVLERIRAVLRGRREE, from the coding sequence ATGCGGCCCGGCGGGCTCGACGAGGTGGTCGGGCAGGAGCATCTGCTGGGGCCCGGCACGCCCATCCGGCAACTGGTGGACCGGGACGCGCCGATGTCGCTGGTGCTGTGGGGGCCGCCCGGGACCGGCAAGACGACCCTGGCGTACGTGGTGGCGGGGGTCACCAGGCGGCGGTTCGTGGAGATCTCGGCGGTCAGCGACGGGGTCAAGCGGGTCCGCGCCGAGATCGACCTGGCCCGCCGCGAGCTGGGGATGACCGGCCGGCAGACCGTGCTGTTCGTCGACGAGGTGCACCGGTTCAACAAGGCCCAGCAGGACGCGCTGCTGCCGGCGGTGGAGAACCGCTGGGTGTCGTTCATCGGCGCCACCACCGAGAACCCGTTCTTCTCGGTGATCAGCCCGCTGCTGTCACGGTCGCTGCTGCTGACCCTGGAACCGCTGGGCGACGACCACCTGCGGCAGGTGATCGACCGGGCGCTGACCGACGAACGGGGCCTGGGCGGCCGGGTGGAGCTGGCGCCGGAGGCCGAGGACCACCTGATCCGGCTGGCCGGCGGGGACGCCCGCCGCGCGCTCACCTACCTGGAGGCCGCCGCGCTGGTCGCCGACGGGACGGGCGTCATCGACGTCGACGTGCTGGAGAAGGCGGTCGACCGGGCCGCGGTCCGCTACGACCGGGAGGGCGACCAGCACTACGACGTCGTCAGCGCGTTCATCAAGAGCATCCGGGGCAGCGACGTGGACGCCGCGCTGCACTACCTGGCACGGATGCTGGAGGCGGGGGAGGACCCCCGGTTCATCGCCCGGCGGCTGATCGTGCACGCCAGCGAGGACGTCGGGATGGCCGACCCGACCGCGCTGCAGACCGCCACCGCCGCCGCGCAGGCCGTGGAGTTCGTGGGGCTGCCCGAGGCCCGGATCAACCTCGCCCAGGCGGTCATCCACCTGTCCCTGGCGCCCAAGTCCAACGCCGTCGTCACCGCCATCGGCGAGGCCGTCGCCGACGTCAAGAAGGGCCTGGTCGGGCCCGTTCCCCCGCATCTGCGCGACTCCCACTACAAAGGGGCCGCCAAGATCGGACATGGAGAGGGCTACAAGTACCCCCACGACCATCCGGGCGGGGTGGTGCGGCAGCAGTACGCCCCCGACCCGGTCGCCGGCCGGCGCTACTACCGGCCCACCCGGCACGGCGCCGAGGCACGCTGGTCCGACGTGCTGGAACGAATCCGCGCCGTGCTGCGCGGCCGGCGGGAGGAGTGA
- a CDS encoding DUF3105 domain-containing protein has product MIGVIVVAAIGFAAWQAFKPATPIAGLVERDGLAQDHVETRVQYDTVPPMGGKHNPVWQNCDGRVYDQPVQNEHAVHSLEHGAVWFTYKPGLPADDLNKLKEKVSGTDYTMLSPVQNQDAPIILTAWGKQVKVNDADDERIDAFLKAFLKGPQTPEPGAACSGGKATP; this is encoded by the coding sequence GTGATCGGGGTGATCGTCGTCGCCGCGATCGGCTTCGCCGCCTGGCAGGCGTTCAAGCCGGCAACGCCCATCGCCGGGCTGGTCGAACGGGACGGGCTCGCGCAGGACCACGTGGAGACCAGGGTCCAGTACGACACCGTCCCGCCGATGGGCGGCAAGCACAACCCGGTGTGGCAGAACTGTGACGGGCGGGTCTACGACCAGCCGGTGCAGAACGAGCACGCCGTGCACTCGCTGGAGCACGGGGCGGTCTGGTTCACCTACAAGCCGGGCCTGCCCGCCGACGACCTGAACAAGCTGAAGGAGAAGGTCTCCGGCACCGACTACACCATGCTCAGCCCGGTGCAGAACCAGGACGCGCCGATCATCCTGACCGCCTGGGGCAAGCAGGTGAAGGTGAACGACGCCGACGACGAGCGGATCGACGCCTTCCTCAAGGCGTTCCTCAAGGGCCCGCAGACGCCCGAGCCGGGCGCCGCCTGCTCCGGCGGTAAGGCCACGCCGTGA
- a CDS encoding DUF305 domain-containing protein gives MTQAAEQAAEGRTRGRAVSLVLAGLVALVAVLWVGMSALRPGGPSPDGPEAGFAQDMSVHHAQAVRMSFLVYDATEDERVRTLAYDIINTQSQQIGMMTAWLDAWDAPKVNPGRSMQWMRGHGGHGTGTGGAKSMPGMATDEQLAQLEKAEGRDAEVLYLRLMIAHHRGGVSMARAVLPLTDDDQVERLATTMVNGQRSEIELMTAMLRERGATT, from the coding sequence GTGACCCAGGCCGCCGAGCAGGCCGCCGAGGGCCGCACCCGGGGACGCGCGGTCAGCCTGGTCCTGGCGGGACTGGTGGCGCTGGTCGCGGTGCTGTGGGTCGGGATGTCGGCGCTGCGTCCCGGCGGCCCCTCCCCCGACGGCCCGGAGGCCGGGTTCGCCCAGGACATGAGCGTCCACCACGCCCAGGCGGTGCGGATGTCGTTCCTGGTGTACGACGCCACCGAGGACGAGAGGGTCCGCACGCTGGCGTACGACATCATCAACACCCAGTCGCAGCAGATCGGGATGATGACCGCCTGGCTGGACGCCTGGGACGCGCCGAAGGTGAACCCAGGCAGGTCCATGCAGTGGATGCGGGGCCACGGCGGCCACGGAACCGGCACCGGCGGGGCCAAGTCGATGCCCGGCATGGCCACCGACGAGCAGCTCGCCCAGCTGGAGAAGGCCGAGGGCCGCGACGCCGAGGTGCTGTACCTCAGGCTGATGATCGCCCACCACAGGGGCGGGGTGTCGATGGCCCGGGCGGTCCTCCCGCTCACCGACGACGACCAGGTGGAACGGCTGGCGACCACCATGGTCAACGGGCAGCGGTCGGAGATCGAGCTGATGACCGCCATGCTGCGGGAGCGGGGCGCCACGACGTGA
- the aspS gene encoding aspartate--tRNA ligase has protein sequence MIRTHGAGTLRREHAGQQVTLAGWVARRRDHGGVTFIDLRDATGVSQVVFREEDTAHDLRSEYCVKITGEVRVRPEGNENPDLPTGEIEVAATDIEVLSESAPLPFPIEGDVNVNEEVRLKYRYLDIRRENVARAMRIRSQAAYLVHDVMREQGFVNVETPTLTRSTPEGARDFLVPVRLQPGHWYALPQSPQLFKQLLMVSGLERYYQIARCYRDEDFRADRQPEFTQIDIEMSFVEADDVIAVGEELVARLWKEIAGYEVPRPIPRMSYADAMAKYGSDKPDLRFGNELVDMTAFFSATPFRVFQAPYVGAVVMPGGAGQTRKELDAWQDWAKARGARGLAYVLVQEDGTLTGPVAKNISDAERAGLAEAAGARPGDAVFFAAGQRHASRELLGAARLEIGRRCGLIDEDAWAFVWIVDPPVFEPATDDGGEQNGWTSVHHPFTAPKPEYAATFHENPEVALADAYDIVCNGMEIGGGSIRIHRAEMQQRVFDVLGLSKEDAETKFGFLLEAFKYGPPPHGGIAFGWDRTVMLLAGGDSIRDVIAFPKAASGYDPLTGAPTGITEQQRKEAGIDARPEEPARP, from the coding sequence ATGATCCGCACGCACGGCGCCGGGACCCTGCGCCGCGAGCACGCCGGGCAGCAGGTGACGCTGGCCGGCTGGGTGGCGCGCCGCCGCGACCACGGCGGGGTCACGTTCATCGACCTGCGCGACGCCACCGGCGTGTCCCAGGTGGTGTTCCGTGAGGAGGACACCGCGCACGACCTGCGGTCGGAGTACTGCGTCAAGATCACCGGCGAGGTCCGGGTCCGCCCCGAGGGCAACGAGAACCCCGACCTGCCCACCGGCGAGATCGAGGTCGCCGCCACCGACATCGAGGTGCTGTCGGAGTCCGCGCCGCTGCCGTTCCCGATCGAGGGCGACGTCAACGTCAACGAGGAGGTGCGGCTGAAGTACCGCTACCTCGACATCCGCCGCGAGAACGTGGCCCGCGCCATGCGCATCCGCTCCCAGGCCGCCTACCTGGTGCACGACGTGATGCGCGAGCAGGGCTTCGTCAACGTGGAGACCCCGACGCTGACCCGCTCCACCCCGGAGGGCGCCCGCGACTTCCTGGTGCCGGTGCGGCTGCAGCCCGGGCACTGGTACGCGCTGCCGCAGTCGCCGCAGCTGTTCAAGCAGCTGCTCATGGTGTCCGGCCTGGAGCGCTACTACCAGATCGCCCGCTGCTACCGGGACGAGGACTTCCGCGCCGACCGGCAGCCGGAGTTCACCCAGATCGACATCGAGATGTCGTTCGTCGAGGCCGACGACGTCATCGCGGTCGGCGAGGAGCTGGTGGCCCGGCTGTGGAAGGAGATCGCCGGCTACGAGGTCCCCCGGCCGATCCCGCGGATGAGCTACGCCGACGCCATGGCCAAGTACGGCTCGGACAAGCCCGACCTGCGGTTCGGCAACGAGCTGGTCGACATGACCGCGTTCTTCTCCGCCACCCCGTTCCGGGTGTTCCAGGCCCCGTACGTGGGCGCGGTGGTGATGCCGGGCGGTGCCGGGCAGACCCGCAAGGAGCTGGACGCCTGGCAGGACTGGGCCAAGGCCCGCGGCGCCCGCGGCCTGGCGTACGTGCTGGTCCAGGAGGACGGCACGCTGACCGGGCCGGTCGCCAAGAACATCTCCGACGCCGAGCGGGCCGGGCTGGCCGAGGCGGCCGGGGCCAGGCCGGGCGACGCGGTGTTCTTCGCCGCCGGGCAGCGGCACGCCTCCCGCGAGCTGCTGGGCGCGGCGCGGCTGGAGATCGGCCGCCGCTGCGGCCTGATCGACGAGGACGCCTGGGCGTTCGTGTGGATCGTGGACCCGCCGGTGTTCGAGCCCGCCACCGACGACGGCGGCGAGCAGAACGGCTGGACCTCGGTGCACCACCCGTTCACCGCGCCCAAGCCCGAGTACGCCGCCACCTTCCACGAGAACCCCGAGGTGGCGCTGGCCGACGCCTACGACATCGTGTGCAACGGGATGGAGATCGGCGGCGGCTCGATCCGTATCCACCGCGCCGAGATGCAGCAGCGGGTGTTCGACGTGCTCGGGCTGAGCAAGGAGGACGCCGAGACCAAGTTCGGGTTCCTGCTGGAGGCGTTCAAGTACGGCCCGCCCCCGCACGGCGGCATCGCGTTCGGCTGGGACCGCACCGTGATGCTGCTGGCCGGCGGGGACTCGATCCGCGACGTGATCGCCTTCCCCAAGGCCGCCTCCGGATACGACCCGCTGACCGGCGCGCCCACCGGGATCACCGAGCAGCAGCGCAAGGAGGCCGGGATCGACGCCCGGCCCGAGGAGCCCGCGCGGCCCTGA
- the hisS gene encoding histidine--tRNA ligase encodes MSGSFQAPKGVSEYLPPRAEVLRAIRDAFAEQARLAGYGYVELAVFEDTQLFKRGVGESTDVVSKEMYTFSDRGGRSITLRPEFTAGVLRAVLEHGLHKQGLPVKVWTTGPAFRAERPQQGRYRQFYQLDLEAIGSEEPGIDAETIAIAWQWYRDLGLTQVRLLLNSLGCRECRPAYRARLQEFLRGLDLDEATRQRVEINPLRVLDDKRPEVKAQVADAPLMADHLCAACKAHHDKVRELLAELGVEWTDEPRLVRGLDYYTRTTYEFDHPLLGAQSGIGGGGRYDGLAETIGGPSLPGIGFGLGLDRTMLALEAEGVTPAVPPLCEVYAVPLGEPAERRMFTLVAELRRAGIAADMARAGKSLKNAMKSADRSGAAYAVICGERDIAAGSAQLKDLASGDQVAVPLADITATLKERLAR; translated from the coding sequence ATGAGTGGAAGCTTCCAGGCCCCCAAGGGGGTCAGCGAATATCTTCCGCCGCGCGCCGAGGTGCTGCGGGCGATCCGCGACGCCTTCGCCGAGCAGGCGCGGCTGGCCGGATACGGCTATGTGGAGCTGGCGGTCTTCGAGGACACCCAGCTGTTCAAGCGCGGGGTGGGCGAGTCCACCGACGTGGTCAGCAAGGAGATGTACACCTTCTCCGACCGCGGCGGCCGGTCCATCACGCTGCGCCCGGAGTTCACCGCCGGGGTGCTGCGCGCCGTGCTGGAGCACGGCCTGCACAAGCAGGGCCTGCCGGTCAAGGTGTGGACCACCGGCCCGGCGTTCCGCGCCGAACGCCCCCAGCAGGGCCGCTACCGGCAGTTCTACCAGCTCGACCTGGAGGCGATCGGCAGCGAGGAACCCGGGATCGACGCCGAGACCATCGCCATCGCCTGGCAGTGGTACCGGGACCTGGGCCTGACCCAGGTGCGGCTGCTGCTGAACTCGCTGGGCTGCCGTGAGTGCCGGCCCGCCTACCGGGCCCGGCTGCAGGAGTTCCTGCGCGGCCTGGACCTGGACGAGGCGACCCGGCAGCGCGTGGAGATCAACCCGCTGCGGGTGCTGGACGACAAGCGCCCCGAGGTCAAGGCCCAGGTCGCCGACGCCCCGCTGATGGCCGACCACCTGTGCGCGGCCTGCAAGGCCCACCACGACAAGGTCCGTGAGCTGCTCGCCGAGCTGGGCGTCGAGTGGACCGACGAGCCGCGCCTGGTCCGCGGCCTGGACTACTACACCCGCACCACCTACGAGTTCGACCACCCGCTGCTGGGCGCCCAGTCCGGCATCGGCGGCGGCGGGCGGTACGACGGGCTGGCCGAGACCATCGGCGGTCCCTCGCTGCCCGGCATCGGCTTCGGTCTCGGCCTGGACCGCACGATGCTGGCGCTGGAGGCCGAGGGCGTGACGCCCGCCGTGCCGCCGCTGTGCGAGGTGTACGCGGTGCCGCTCGGCGAGCCCGCCGAACGCAGGATGTTCACGCTGGTCGCCGAGCTGCGCCGGGCCGGGATCGCCGCCGACATGGCCCGCGCGGGCAAGAGCCTCAAGAACGCGATGAAGAGCGCCGACCGGTCCGGGGCGGCCTACGCCGTGATCTGCGGCGAGCGAGATATCGCCGCCGGGTCCGCCCAGCTGAAGGACCTGGCGTCCGGCGACCAGGTCGCCGTCCCGCTCGCTGACATCACGGCAACGTTGAAGGAGAGGCTCGCACGATGA
- a CDS encoding MBL fold metallo-hydrolase: MLVAGFPAGSFAANCYLVAPAAGEECVIIDPGQDAEDGIEEIVREHRLKPVAVIATHGHLDHIWSVAPVCGARDVPAYIHPADRDLLTDPAKGLSLGAGRQLFGGLQLSEPDDVRELTDGMVLELAGLRFTVDHAPGHTPGSVTFRTPESGDLPEVLFTGDLLFAGSIGRTDLPGGSYEEILKSLARVCLPLADETIVLPGHGQQTTIGRERATNPFLADLAPEQGPSRGL, encoded by the coding sequence GTGCTCGTCGCAGGGTTCCCCGCCGGCTCCTTCGCCGCGAACTGCTATCTCGTGGCACCCGCCGCCGGGGAGGAATGCGTGATCATCGACCCCGGGCAGGACGCCGAGGACGGGATCGAGGAGATCGTCCGCGAGCACCGGCTCAAGCCGGTCGCGGTGATCGCCACGCACGGCCATCTCGACCACATCTGGTCGGTGGCCCCGGTGTGCGGCGCCCGTGACGTGCCGGCCTACATCCATCCCGCCGACCGCGACCTGCTGACCGACCCGGCCAAGGGCCTGTCCCTGGGCGCCGGCCGGCAGCTGTTCGGCGGGCTGCAGCTCAGCGAGCCCGACGACGTACGGGAACTGACCGACGGGATGGTGCTGGAACTGGCCGGGCTGCGGTTCACCGTGGACCACGCGCCGGGGCACACCCCCGGGTCGGTGACGTTCCGGACGCCGGAGAGCGGCGATCTCCCCGAGGTGCTGTTCACCGGGGACCTGCTGTTCGCCGGCTCGATCGGGCGCACCGACCTGCCGGGCGGATCGTACGAGGAGATCCTCAAGAGCCTGGCGCGGGTGTGCCTGCCGCTGGCGGACGAGACGATCGTGCTGCCCGGCCACGGCCAGCAGACCACCATCGGCCGGGAGCGGGCCACCAACCCGTTCCTGGCGGACCTGGCGCCCGAGCAGGGGCCCAGCAGAGGACTTTGA
- a CDS encoding peptidylprolyl isomerase yields MAGKDRKKELARQRYLRQQARREAEARKARRIRVVGSAVAVALLAGGGFGIVALVGGDEGAKADPAASTPPPEDGKPKQEIALQKVSVSGEEGGGSAKCKYPDSDNDQGAPKNLDKPPATAVYGGKVTATLKTSLGDVKIEMDADKAPCTVNSFAHLAEEKFFENVKCHRLTTAASLKVLQCGDPTGSGAGGPGYRFANENTKGAKYTRGVVAMAHSMEPDSNGSQFFIVHGDSELPADYTIFGKITSGMDVIDKVAQAGVAAQ; encoded by the coding sequence GTGGCGGGGAAGGACCGCAAGAAGGAACTGGCCCGGCAGCGCTACCTGCGCCAGCAGGCGCGCCGGGAGGCCGAGGCCAGGAAGGCGCGCCGGATCCGGGTGGTGGGCTCCGCGGTGGCGGTCGCCCTGCTGGCCGGCGGCGGCTTCGGCATCGTCGCGCTGGTCGGCGGGGACGAGGGCGCCAAGGCCGACCCGGCGGCGAGCACCCCGCCGCCCGAGGACGGCAAGCCCAAGCAGGAGATCGCCCTGCAGAAGGTGAGCGTCTCCGGCGAGGAGGGCGGCGGCTCGGCCAAGTGCAAGTACCCGGACTCCGACAACGACCAGGGCGCCCCCAAGAACCTGGACAAGCCGCCGGCCACGGCCGTCTACGGCGGCAAGGTCACCGCCACCCTCAAGACCAGCCTCGGCGACGTGAAGATCGAGATGGACGCCGACAAGGCGCCGTGCACCGTCAACTCGTTCGCGCACCTGGCCGAGGAGAAGTTCTTCGAGAACGTCAAGTGCCACCGGCTCACCACCGCGGCGTCGCTGAAGGTGCTGCAGTGCGGCGACCCGACCGGTTCCGGGGCGGGCGGGCCGGGATACCGTTTCGCCAACGAGAACACCAAGGGCGCGAAGTACACCCGCGGGGTCGTCGCCATGGCGCACAGCATGGAGCCCGACAGCAACGGCAGCCAGTTCTTCATCGTCCACGGCGACTCGGAGCTGCCGGCCGACTATACGATCTTCGGGAAGATCACGTCGGGGATGGACGTCATCGACAAGGTGGCCCAAGCCGGGGTGGCAGCGCAATAG